The proteins below come from a single Rhizobium lentis genomic window:
- a CDS encoding dimethylamine monooxygenase subunit DmmA family protein, with protein MLVAGIKSRPVYSGLTIQPRARRHIFALEGEGAKALLDQQPALDETVLSRSEILYVARGSHGTGLGEALRRLGADMFFTAPTIATLLFRLKGSLATAHMGTRLYLSGTEGFIGQAMLVALDYGMDHASIITEHRGSLARRVQCVHCKGITDDVTTSPFACSHCGLSLLVRDHYSRRLAAFQGVNIDAEEPGSGPDPEELFL; from the coding sequence ATGCTCGTTGCAGGCATCAAGAGCCGACCAGTCTATTCAGGCCTGACCATCCAGCCGCGCGCCCGGCGGCACATTTTCGCGCTCGAAGGGGAGGGCGCCAAGGCTCTCCTCGATCAGCAGCCCGCGCTTGACGAGACCGTTCTTTCCCGCAGCGAGATTCTCTATGTCGCCCGCGGCTCCCATGGAACCGGCCTCGGCGAGGCGTTGCGCCGCCTCGGTGCCGACATGTTTTTCACGGCGCCGACCATCGCGACACTGCTCTTCCGGTTGAAAGGCTCGCTCGCCACCGCCCATATGGGCACCCGGCTTTATCTCTCGGGCACGGAAGGCTTCATCGGCCAGGCGATGCTCGTGGCGCTCGACTACGGCATGGACCACGCCTCCATCATCACCGAGCATCGCGGCTCGCTGGCCAGGCGGGTGCAATGTGTCCATTGCAAGGGCATCACAGACGACGTTACCACCAGCCCCTTCGCCTGCAGTCATTGCGGACTCTCGCTTCTGGTGCGCGATCATTATTCCCGGCGGCTCGCCGCCTTCCAGGGCGTCAATATCGACGCGGAAGAGCCCGGCAGCGGGCCCGATCCGGAGGAGTTGTTTCTTTGA
- a CDS encoding heme-dependent oxidative N-demethylase family protein encodes MAIAFKQETFRDDFSYRNSPGNIRRFPFPFDRDEYMYSVNMEPHVRGRAGTVYENLIDVDEHYVAEMHDRALVLKEDPLRYQALPHMMSAQWDTLELLMEEQAAGYPDHFTLIRNGDQWRWINRPLGIDDSFTFGDASTLPYEPFEYITRQAQGDFCIVDQRDGNLWMDAGMVTTQADWSLDFDIGMNFMEWHGPVPLAHQIGVFDRALKFLLNLQQGKPTRRFNWTMTINPRLDTSPENYHKWGPDRTTVTPDNVGEKVHLRVELQSLWRLPRSNAILFVIRCYLMNMEELVTVPKWARRFPRVLKTLPPELIDYKGLTRYRETTIDWLSKYDDGAPTSPGIYPD; translated from the coding sequence ATGGCAATCGCCTTCAAGCAAGAAACATTCCGGGACGATTTCAGTTATCGGAACAGCCCCGGAAACATCCGCCGTTTCCCGTTTCCGTTCGACCGCGACGAATACATGTATTCGGTCAACATGGAGCCGCATGTGCGCGGCCGGGCGGGCACCGTCTACGAAAACCTGATTGATGTTGACGAGCATTACGTCGCCGAGATGCACGATCGGGCGCTGGTGCTGAAGGAAGATCCGCTGCGCTATCAGGCGCTGCCGCATATGATGAGCGCGCAATGGGACACGCTCGAACTTTTGATGGAAGAGCAGGCGGCGGGTTACCCCGATCACTTCACATTGATCCGCAACGGCGACCAGTGGCGCTGGATCAACCGGCCGCTCGGGATAGACGACAGCTTCACCTTCGGCGATGCTTCGACGCTGCCCTATGAGCCCTTCGAATATATCACCCGCCAGGCCCAGGGCGATTTCTGCATCGTCGATCAGCGCGACGGCAATCTGTGGATGGATGCCGGCATGGTGACGACGCAGGCCGACTGGTCGCTCGATTTCGATATCGGCATGAATTTCATGGAGTGGCATGGGCCGGTGCCGCTCGCCCATCAGATCGGCGTCTTCGACCGAGCACTGAAATTCCTCCTGAACCTGCAGCAGGGCAAGCCGACACGACGTTTCAACTGGACGATGACAATTAATCCGCGGCTCGACACCAGCCCCGAAAATTATCACAAATGGGGCCCCGACCGCACGACGGTGACGCCGGACAATGTCGGCGAGAAAGTGCATCTGCGGGTCGAGCTGCAAAGCCTCTGGCGTCTGCCGCGCTCCAACGCCATCCTCTTCGTCATCCGCTGCTACCTGATGAACATGGAAGAGCTCGTCACCGTGCCGAAATGGGCGCGGCGGTTCCCGCGGGTGCTGAAGACGCTGCCGCCGGAACTGATCGACTACAAGGGGCTCACCCGTTACCGCGAGACGACGATCGACTGGCTTTCCAAATATGACGACGGGGCTCCGACCAGCCCCGGTATTTATCCGGACTGA
- a CDS encoding aminomethyltransferase family protein: MALSWRFSALADRHRALGSKLEDWSGMGTAWTYEKDMSEEHVAVRTKAGIMDVSGLKKVHLVGPHAIAVLDYITTRDLTKIYPGRSVYATMLNDRGHFTDDCIVYRTGPNSWMLVHGSGSGHEEVVKQAAGRNCAVLFDDDLHDLSLQGPLAVDYLAKYVPGIRDLKYFHHMQTTLFGAPVMISRTGYTGERGYEIFVRGQDAVMVWDRIVWEGKEMGIIPCCFSVLDMLRVESYLLFYPYDNSQMYPFADQPPGDSLWELGLDFTVSPGKTGFRGAEEHARLKGKERFKIFGMLIDADGPADLGDEVFADGKKVGVITCPSYSSLTKKSMAIARLDVDKAVHGTNLEVRGKTVRAGATAHTLPFDDPEKKKRTAVG; this comes from the coding sequence ATGGCTCTATCATGGCGTTTCTCCGCCTTGGCGGATCGGCATCGCGCTCTGGGATCGAAGCTCGAAGACTGGAGCGGTATGGGAACCGCCTGGACCTACGAGAAGGACATGTCGGAAGAACATGTCGCGGTCCGCACCAAGGCCGGCATCATGGATGTCTCGGGACTGAAGAAGGTGCATCTGGTCGGCCCGCACGCCATCGCCGTCCTCGACTACATCACCACCCGCGACCTGACGAAGATCTATCCCGGCCGCTCGGTTTACGCGACCATGCTGAACGACCGCGGCCACTTCACCGACGATTGCATCGTCTATCGCACCGGCCCGAATTCCTGGATGCTGGTGCATGGCTCCGGCTCCGGCCACGAGGAAGTCGTCAAGCAGGCGGCGGGCCGCAATTGCGCGGTGCTCTTCGACGACGACCTGCATGACCTGTCGCTTCAGGGTCCGCTTGCGGTCGACTACCTCGCCAAATATGTGCCCGGCATCCGCGACCTCAAATATTTCCACCACATGCAGACGACGCTGTTCGGCGCACCCGTGATGATTTCGCGCACCGGCTATACCGGCGAACGCGGCTACGAGATCTTCGTACGCGGCCAGGACGCCGTCATGGTCTGGGACAGGATCGTCTGGGAAGGCAAGGAGATGGGCATCATCCCCTGCTGCTTCTCGGTCCTCGACATGCTGCGCGTTGAAAGCTACCTGCTGTTCTACCCCTACGACAATTCACAAATGTATCCCTTCGCCGACCAGCCGCCCGGCGACAGTCTCTGGGAACTCGGCCTTGACTTCACCGTCAGCCCCGGCAAGACGGGCTTCCGCGGCGCCGAGGAACACGCTCGTCTCAAGGGCAAGGAGCGCTTCAAGATCTTCGGCATGCTGATCGATGCCGACGGACCGGCTGACCTCGGCGACGAGGTCTTTGCCGACGGCAAAAAGGTCGGCGTCATCACCTGCCCGAGCTATTCGTCGCTGACGAAGAAATCCATGGCGATCGCCCGCCTCGACGTTGACAAAGCGGTGCACGGGACGAACCTCGAAGTCCGCGGCAAGACCGTCAGGGCAGGCGCCACCGCCCACACGCTCCCCTTCGACGATCCGGAGAAGAAGAAGAGGACTGCCGTAGGTTAA
- a CDS encoding PDR/VanB family oxidoreductase has product MSGGTEIPVRVARITPIAERVKRFRFERLDGKPMPYFSGGAHIIVSMNDGGHTRRNAYSLMSPPHDCAAYEISVLHVEDSRGGSTFMHEKVSEGDELKVSYPVNLFQPDWRGRKHLLIAGGIGITPFIAMMEQFTREGANFELHYAIRTRDRGAYWRELLERYGPHRIKIYCDAEGGSIPLTRLLDCQPLGTHLYVCGPSGMIDGVMKAGLDAGWPEQNLHSERFLSSLPGKPFTMELIRSGKTVKVGHHESMLEAIEAAGVDAPFLCRGGACGQCETGVVTCDGKLLHNDVYLTNEEKASGSKVMICVSRFEGNTLHLDL; this is encoded by the coding sequence TTGAGCGGTGGCACTGAAATTCCCGTCCGCGTGGCGCGGATCACGCCGATCGCCGAGCGCGTCAAGCGTTTCCGCTTCGAACGCCTCGATGGCAAGCCGATGCCCTATTTTTCCGGCGGCGCCCATATCATCGTCTCGATGAACGACGGCGGCCATACGCGCCGCAATGCCTATTCGCTGATGTCGCCGCCGCATGATTGCGCGGCCTATGAGATCAGCGTGCTGCATGTCGAGGATTCACGCGGCGGCTCCACCTTCATGCATGAGAAGGTCAGCGAAGGCGACGAGCTGAAGGTCAGCTATCCCGTCAACCTCTTCCAGCCCGACTGGCGCGGGCGCAAGCATCTTCTGATCGCCGGCGGCATCGGCATTACCCCCTTCATCGCGATGATGGAGCAGTTTACCCGCGAAGGTGCCAATTTCGAACTGCATTACGCCATCCGCACGCGCGACCGCGGCGCCTACTGGCGGGAACTCCTGGAGCGCTACGGTCCCCATCGCATCAAGATCTATTGCGACGCCGAGGGGGGCTCCATCCCATTGACGCGCCTGCTCGACTGTCAGCCGCTCGGCACACATCTCTATGTCTGCGGCCCCTCCGGCATGATCGATGGCGTGATGAAAGCGGGGCTCGACGCCGGCTGGCCGGAGCAGAACCTGCATTCGGAACGGTTCCTGTCGTCGCTGCCTGGCAAGCCTTTCACGATGGAGCTGATCCGTTCCGGCAAGACCGTGAAGGTCGGCCATCATGAAAGCATGCTGGAGGCAATCGAGGCGGCGGGCGTCGACGCGCCCTTCCTCTGTCGCGGCGGCGCCTGCGGTCAATGCGAGACCGGTGTCGTCACCTGCGACGGCAAACTGCTGCACAACGACGTCTATCTGACGAACGAAGAAAAGGCATCCGGCAGCAAGGTGATGATCTGTGTTTCCCGCTTCGAGGGCAACACGCTGCATCTTGATCTCTGA
- the folD gene encoding bifunctional methylenetetrahydrofolate dehydrogenase/methenyltetrahydrofolate cyclohydrolase FolD: MVEVIDGNLVAASVIQTVKSTAAALEKMSGVTIGLAVIIVGDDPASHAYVGSKSRMAKECGFKSVQHTLPAETKQEELAALVATLNADPSIHGILVQLPLPKPLDSEPIIQSILPEKDVDGLSVVNAGKLATGDLKTGLVSCTPAGAMVFVRRTHGEDLSGLNAVVIGRSNLFGKPMAQLLLNANATVTIAHSRTKNLAEVCRNADILVAAVGRPEMVKADWVKPGATVIDVGINRVPAPEKGEGKTRLVGDVAFAEVSEVASTITPVPGGVGPMTIAMLMANTVIAAHRAAGQVPPKF; this comes from the coding sequence ATGGTCGAGGTCATCGACGGCAACCTTGTTGCTGCATCGGTCATTCAGACGGTGAAGAGCACGGCGGCGGCGCTGGAAAAGATGAGCGGCGTCACCATAGGCCTTGCGGTCATCATCGTCGGCGACGATCCGGCAAGCCACGCCTATGTCGGTTCGAAGAGCCGCATGGCCAAGGAATGCGGCTTCAAGTCCGTTCAGCACACGCTGCCGGCCGAGACGAAGCAGGAGGAGCTGGCGGCCCTCGTTGCCACGCTGAATGCCGACCCGTCGATCCACGGCATCCTGGTGCAATTGCCCTTGCCGAAGCCGCTCGACAGCGAACCGATCATCCAGTCGATCCTGCCGGAAAAGGATGTCGACGGCCTGAGCGTCGTCAATGCCGGCAAGCTTGCCACCGGCGATCTGAAGACCGGGCTCGTCTCCTGCACGCCGGCCGGCGCCATGGTCTTCGTCCGCCGCACCCATGGCGAGGATCTGTCCGGCCTCAACGCCGTCGTCATCGGCCGCTCCAACCTGTTCGGCAAGCCGATGGCGCAATTGCTGCTCAACGCCAATGCGACGGTGACGATCGCCCATTCGAGGACGAAGAACCTCGCCGAGGTCTGCCGCAATGCCGATATTCTGGTCGCCGCCGTCGGGCGGCCGGAAATGGTCAAGGCCGATTGGGTCAAGCCGGGCGCGACCGTGATCGACGTCGGCATCAATCGCGTGCCGGCTCCTGAGAAGGGCGAGGGCAAGACCCGGCTCGTCGGCGACGTTGCCTTCGCTGAAGTCTCAGAAGTCGCCAGCACCATCACCCCGGTTCCCGGCGGCGTCGGCCCGATGACCATCGCCATGCTGATGGCCAACACCGTCATCGCCGCTCATCGGGCTGCCGGACAGGTGCCGCCGAAGTTTTGA
- the purU gene encoding formyltetrahydrofolate deformylase, with the protein MKSFILTVSCKSTRGIVAAISSYLAEKGCNIIDSSQFDDLDTGRFFMRVSFISEEGLSGSAISADFAAVAAPFEMDYEFHDSESRMKVLLMVSRFGHCLNDLLYRWKIGALPIDIVGVVSNHFDYQKVVVNHDIPFHHIKVTKENKPQAEAQLVDLVEQTGTELIVLARYMQVLSDQLCKQMSGRIINIHHSFLPSFKGANPYKQAYSRGVKLIGATAHYVTADLDEGPIIEQDTARITHAQSPDDYVSIGRDVESQVLARAIHAHIHHRTFINGNRTVVFPASPGSYASERMG; encoded by the coding sequence ATGAAGAGCTTCATACTAACCGTATCCTGCAAGTCGACGCGCGGCATCGTTGCGGCGATTTCGAGCTATCTGGCGGAGAAGGGCTGCAACATCATCGACTCCAGCCAGTTCGACGATCTCGATACCGGCAGGTTCTTCATGCGCGTCAGCTTCATTTCCGAGGAGGGTCTGTCCGGCTCGGCGATCAGCGCTGATTTCGCTGCCGTCGCCGCGCCCTTCGAGATGGATTACGAATTCCACGATAGTGAGAGCCGCATGAAGGTGCTGCTGATGGTGTCGCGCTTCGGCCATTGTCTCAACGACCTGCTCTACCGCTGGAAGATCGGCGCCCTGCCGATCGACATTGTCGGCGTCGTCTCCAACCATTTCGATTACCAGAAGGTGGTCGTCAATCATGACATCCCCTTCCATCACATCAAGGTGACCAAGGAGAACAAGCCGCAGGCCGAAGCCCAGCTCGTCGATCTCGTCGAGCAGACCGGCACCGAGCTGATCGTGCTCGCCCGCTACATGCAGGTCCTCTCCGACCAGCTCTGCAAGCAGATGTCGGGCAGGATCATCAATATTCACCACTCCTTCCTGCCGAGCTTCAAGGGTGCCAACCCCTACAAGCAGGCCTACAGCCGAGGCGTCAAGCTGATCGGCGCGACCGCCCATTACGTGACCGCCGACCTCGACGAAGGCCCGATCATCGAGCAGGACACCGCGCGCATCACCCATGCGCAGTCACCCGACGACTATGTCTCGATCGGCCGCGACGTCGAAAGCCAGGTGCTGGCGCGCGCCATCCACGCCCATATCCATCACCGCACCTTCATCAACGGCAACCGCACCGTCGTCTTCCCGGCCAGCCCCGGAAGCTACGCCTCCGAACGCATGGGCTGA